Proteins co-encoded in one Montipora capricornis isolate CH-2021 chromosome 12, ASM3666992v2, whole genome shotgun sequence genomic window:
- the LOC138026081 gene encoding protein cornichon homolog 4-like, which translates to MSEAALYVFGLIDGIALLFLTVYFIINLSDLECDYINATTCCRRLNVWILPEMVAHGVITVLLLVHFQWIFFILNAPLLGWLFYRFVNKPPGNLGLYDPAEIHNRHELKGFLKEAMVKLGFHLVFFFLYLYSMIAALVASSETTKEKVGKTG; encoded by the exons ATGTCCGAAGCCGCGTTGTATGTGTTTGGTCTCATTGATGGAATTGCCTTGTTGTTTCTTACTGTATATTTT ATAATAAATCTGTCAGATCTCGAATGTGACTACATCAACGCTACAACATGTTGCCGGAGACTAAACGTG TGGATTCTTCCAGAGATGGTTGCTCATGGAGTTATAACAGTTCTGTTACTTGTTCATTTTCAATGGATCTTTTTCATTCTCAATGCCCCATTATTGGGTTGGCTTTTCTATAG ATTCGTGAACAAGCCTCCAGGAAACCTTGGATTATATGACCCAGCGGAGATTCACAACAGACATGAATTAAAAGGATTTCTGAAAGAAGCTATGGTCAAGCTTGGATTTCAtctagttttcttttttctttatctcTATAG TATGATAGCTGCTCTTGTAGCAAGTAGTGAAACTACGAAGGAAAAAGTCGGAAAAACTGGATGA
- the LOC138026080 gene encoding putative fructokinase yields the protein MAAARLIAGVELGGTTCLAAIAELSHPTEMIETFETKTTTPQETLMRLSNFLKEKLSHLNIESFNAIGIASFGPIDLSKESTTYGHITTTPKKAWRNSADVVGFFKREYGAAVPIGFETDTNAPALAEMAKIVSETNPARPPTVVYITVGTGVGLGAVVDGSPIHGLLHPEGGHMMIPVLPGDDYPGGCEFHQGPCVEGMVHSKAIAERAGVSPEELHLIPDDHEIWEKVGYYLGVMCLNVTYVLSPHVIVLGGGIMKRKILYNIVRKCFQEMLKGYLDVEKFKTMEGLATYIRESAFGNHAGIIGALELARMEAWRK from the coding sequence ATGGCGGCGGCCCGTCTCATCGCTGGTGTTGAGCTCGGAGGCACCACTTGCTTGGCGGCCATTGCCGAGCTGAGCCATCCAACTGAAATGATTGAAACgtttgaaacaaaaacaaccacTCCTCAAGAAACACTGATGCGCCTTTCGAATTTTCTTAAGGAAAAGCTTTCGCATTTGAACATAGAGTCTTTCAACGCCATTGGAATCGCTTCTTTTGGCCCGATTGATCTAAGCAAGGAATCTACGACCTATGGCCACATCACCACAACCCCAAAGAAAGCCTGGAGAAATTCGGCGGATGTCGTAGGGTTTTTTAAGCGTGAATATGGCGCAGCTGTACCGATCGGGTTTGAGACAGATACAAATGCGCCGGCATTGGCAGAAATGGCCAAAATCGTTTCTGAAACCAACCCAGCCCGTCCCCCAACAGTGGTTTACATCACAGTCGGTACCGGAGTGGGGCTTGGTGCAGTAGTAGATGGCTCTCCAATTCACGGGCTTCTGCATCCTGAGGGGGGTCACATGATGATTCCAGTCTTACCTGGCGATGACTATCCAGGGGGGTGTGAATTTCATCAAGGTCCCTGTGTGGAGGGTATGGTGCATTCAAAGGCCATTGCTGAACGAGCAGGGGTTAGCCCGGAGGAACTTCACCTCATTCCAGATGACCACGAGATATGGGAGAAAGTTGGGTATTATCTAGGCGTCATGTGTCTTAATGTGACCTACGTGTTGTCACCTCATGTCATTGTGCTGGGAGGGGGCATAATGAAGCGCAAGATTCTATACAACATTGTTAGAAAATGTTTCCAAGAAATGCTAAAAGGATACCTTGATGtagaaaaattcaaaacaatggAAGGATTGGCAACTTATATACGAGAAAGTGCATTTGGAAATCATGCTGGGATCATTGGAGCACTAGAACTAGCAAGGATGGAAGCTTGGAGAAAATGA